The proteins below are encoded in one region of Corynebacterium felinum:
- a CDS encoding Rv1476 family membrane protein codes for MIPEGIHISDLTTQLLDDGVAFVHDDPELHAQLVASREQSPVLHDAGFVVLNFTPAQPADLRDIAQDLLLSTDLSTIVVRSPDSGAIVSTTYSRAHLESAQHAFLSAPTIEAGVAKLNQELEASPAVGGTLTLILASVIFLVSIALTLVKVKHTD; via the coding sequence ATGATTCCTGAAGGCATACACATTTCCGACCTCACCACGCAATTGCTTGACGACGGCGTGGCATTTGTCCACGATGATCCCGAATTACACGCACAACTCGTGGCATCCCGCGAACAATCACCGGTACTACACGACGCAGGGTTCGTTGTTCTCAACTTCACACCGGCACAACCGGCCGATCTTCGCGATATTGCCCAAGATCTCTTACTGTCGACCGATTTGTCCACGATCGTCGTTCGAAGCCCTGACAGTGGTGCAATTGTCAGCACTACATACAGTCGTGCCCATCTTGAAAGTGCGCAACATGCTTTTCTTAGCGCCCCAACGATAGAGGCTGGTGTAGCAAAGTTAAACCAAGAACTTGAGGCTAGTCCAGCTGTTGGCGGAACGTTGACACTTATTCTGGCCAGTGTGATTTTCCTCGTTTCCATTGCTCTCACACTTGTAAAAGTCAAGCACACAGACTAG
- a CDS encoding SPFH domain-containing protein — MPTLILLGLVIALVVIFVLKTIVLIPQGEAAVIERLGSYTRTISGGIGILIPFIDRVRERVDTRERVVSFPPQAVITQDNLTVAIDTVVTFQINDPARAIYGVDNYIVGVEQISVATLRDVVGGMTLEETLTSRDVINRRLRGELDAATTKWGLRISRVELKAIDPPPSIQQSMEMQMKADREKRAMILTAEGRRESDIRTAEGEKQARILAAEGEKHAAILKAEADRQAAILRAEGARAAKFLEAQGEARAIEQINTAIKHSEVTPELLAYQYLEKLPKMAEGQASTMWMIPSQFGDSLEQFARALAKKDDDGVFRYEPVKVEKDSTEGSVPEEWFEASANPEIAAAVAAANAVAQKPVDEPEPTAAPAQNETPAVSFDLGQLHKELDS; from the coding sequence ATGCCAACACTTATTTTGCTTGGTCTAGTGATAGCCCTTGTGGTTATCTTCGTGTTAAAGACTATTGTGTTGATTCCGCAGGGTGAAGCTGCCGTCATCGAAAGGTTGGGTAGTTATACTCGGACTATTTCTGGCGGTATTGGCATCCTCATTCCATTTATCGATCGGGTGCGTGAACGAGTTGATACTCGTGAGCGCGTGGTCAGCTTCCCGCCTCAAGCCGTGATCACTCAGGATAACTTGACTGTTGCTATCGATACTGTGGTGACTTTCCAGATCAACGATCCTGCACGCGCAATTTATGGCGTCGATAACTACATCGTGGGCGTGGAACAGATCTCGGTAGCCACGCTACGTGACGTCGTTGGCGGCATGACCTTGGAAGAGACTTTGACCAGCCGTGATGTTATTAACCGTCGTCTGCGTGGCGAGCTTGATGCTGCTACGACCAAGTGGGGCTTGCGTATTTCCCGCGTGGAGTTGAAGGCTATTGATCCACCACCATCGATTCAGCAATCGATGGAAATGCAGATGAAGGCTGACCGTGAAAAGCGCGCTATGATTTTGACGGCTGAAGGTCGCCGTGAGTCGGATATTCGTACCGCTGAGGGCGAAAAGCAAGCGCGCATTTTGGCGGCTGAGGGTGAGAAGCACGCCGCTATTTTGAAGGCTGAGGCTGATCGTCAAGCAGCTATCTTGCGTGCCGAAGGTGCTCGCGCAGCGAAGTTCTTGGAGGCTCAAGGTGAGGCACGTGCAATTGAGCAGATTAATACTGCGATTAAACACTCTGAGGTAACTCCTGAACTGTTGGCTTACCAGTATTTGGAGAAGCTGCCGAAGATGGCCGAGGGCCAAGCATCCACGATGTGGATGATTCCGAGCCAGTTTGGTGATTCTCTTGAACAGTTTGCCCGCGCTTTGGCTAAGAAGGATGATGACGGCGTGTTCCGTTACGAGCCTGTGAAGGTAGAAAAGGATTCAACGGAAGGCTCCGTGCCTGAAGAGTGGTTTGAAGCTTCAGCAAATCCAGAAATTGCAGCTGCGGTTGCTGCAGCAAACGCTGTGGCGCAAAAGCCTGTCGATGAACCAGAGCCAACGGCTGCTCCTGCGCAAAATGAGACTCCGGCAGTGAGTTTTGATCTAGGTCAGCTGCACAAAGAGCTCGATAGTTAG
- a CDS encoding DUF3097 domain-containing protein — MRDYGDILKGHARNQKPSFPSVPAAPGEVVEVLADGFVGAVVGFEKTYDGDFIRLEDRRGVTRLFKLRPGAFLVDGNRVTLTRFVPKQQPQRSNSGSTRVANVEAKVAAPSRIWVEGVHDAAIVEKIWGHDLRVEGVVVEYLEGLDNLEQRLAEFQPGPGRRIGVLADHLISGSKETRLTQSVGPHVLVTGHPYIDIWAAVKPERLGLRHWPEVPYGQDWKTGVCQQLGWSDPREGWSRVYGAVKTFRDIDSTLIGAVERLVDFVTNPELSKEDLL; from the coding sequence GTGAGAGACTATGGAGACATCCTCAAAGGACATGCACGTAATCAAAAGCCTTCCTTCCCCAGTGTCCCCGCCGCACCGGGCGAGGTTGTGGAGGTGCTTGCCGACGGCTTCGTTGGTGCCGTTGTAGGTTTTGAAAAGACCTATGATGGCGATTTCATTCGCTTGGAGGATCGCCGGGGTGTCACCCGCTTGTTCAAACTTCGTCCAGGTGCGTTCTTGGTTGATGGGAACCGCGTTACCCTTACTCGCTTCGTGCCCAAGCAGCAGCCTCAGCGCTCAAATTCTGGCTCCACGCGGGTCGCCAATGTGGAGGCGAAAGTAGCTGCACCGTCTCGTATTTGGGTGGAAGGCGTCCATGATGCTGCGATTGTGGAGAAGATCTGGGGCCATGACCTTCGCGTTGAAGGTGTCGTAGTGGAGTATTTGGAAGGCTTGGATAACTTAGAGCAGCGCTTGGCGGAATTCCAGCCAGGCCCTGGGCGCAGGATTGGGGTATTGGCTGACCACTTAATTTCCGGCTCTAAGGAGACTCGACTGACGCAATCTGTTGGTCCACATGTGCTGGTTACTGGGCATCCTTATATTGATATTTGGGCAGCAGTGAAACCTGAGCGGTTGGGGTTGAGGCATTGGCCCGAGGTGCCCTATGGCCAGGATTGGAAAACTGGGGTGTGCCAACAATTAGGTTGGTCTGATCCGCGTGAAGGGTGGAGCCGGGTGTATGGTGCGGTGAAGACTTTCCGCGATATTGATTCAACCTTGATTGGTGCTGTGGAACGTTTAGTTGATTTTGTAACAAATCCCGAACTTTCGAAGGAGGACTTACTGTAG
- a CDS encoding ferrochelatase, whose product MNTPVDALLLLSFGGPEKPEDVMPFLRNVTRGRGIPDSRLEEVAVHYHHFDGYSPLNDCNREIISNIETELGLRGISLPIYFGNRNWAPYASDVALEIARAGHKKVAVFATSAWGGYSGCRQYAEDIALMLETLNTHNAGHVDFYRLRQFFDHPEFIEGNVHAINDAYEAFSRQGINKDEIRLVFTAHSIPIIADTNSGTAEDGPLYSRQVNESARLVAQQLGVSDYDVVWQSASGDGKVPWLDPDIVDHAHELHAQGVNNLVVCSIGFISDHMEVVWDLDNELQEEAEEMGMKVVRAATVGHTKEFASMVVDLLFETFGYQPPLHLGTVPSKGCTVNGSPCEVDCCQPAKRPHSITA is encoded by the coding sequence ATGAACACCCCCGTGGATGCGCTCCTTCTCTTAAGCTTTGGTGGCCCAGAAAAGCCCGAAGATGTTATGCCTTTCCTCCGAAACGTCACTCGGGGACGTGGCATCCCCGACTCCCGGCTGGAGGAAGTGGCCGTTCATTATCATCACTTCGATGGTTATAGCCCACTTAATGACTGCAATCGAGAAATAATTAGCAATATCGAAACTGAGTTGGGGCTACGCGGAATTAGCCTGCCTATCTATTTCGGCAATCGCAACTGGGCTCCGTATGCTTCCGATGTTGCTTTAGAGATTGCCCGCGCGGGCCATAAGAAGGTCGCTGTATTTGCTACAAGCGCATGGGGTGGCTATTCGGGGTGTCGCCAATACGCCGAAGATATCGCACTCATGCTTGAGACACTTAACACACATAATGCTGGGCACGTCGACTTCTACCGCCTGCGCCAGTTCTTTGACCACCCTGAGTTTATTGAGGGCAACGTCCACGCCATCAATGACGCATATGAAGCATTTTCCCGACAGGGGATCAACAAAGACGAGATCCGCCTCGTTTTCACGGCCCATTCCATCCCGATCATTGCTGACACCAATTCTGGCACTGCGGAAGATGGCCCGCTGTACTCCCGTCAGGTTAATGAGTCTGCACGCCTTGTCGCACAACAGCTCGGCGTTAGCGATTACGACGTCGTGTGGCAATCAGCTTCCGGCGACGGTAAAGTTCCGTGGCTTGACCCCGATATTGTTGACCATGCTCATGAACTCCATGCACAAGGGGTTAACAACCTAGTAGTGTGCTCGATTGGGTTTATTTCCGACCACATGGAAGTGGTGTGGGATCTGGATAATGAGCTGCAAGAAGAAGCGGAAGAAATGGGCATGAAAGTGGTTCGTGCCGCCACGGTTGGCCACACGAAAGAATTTGCTTCTATGGTGGTTGATCTACTCTTTGAAACTTTCGGATATCAACCACCGTTACATCTCGGTACGGTGCCATCGAAGGGCTGCACGGTGAATGGATCGCCGTGCGAGGTTGACTGTTGTCAACCAGCTAAACGTCCCCATTCCATTACCGCATAG
- a CDS encoding NfeD family protein, whose translation MGALIWLIIAVALMGLELVLTAGELTLLMLGLAALGTAGVAAFGVPLGVEVVAFALISVLMLLFLKPALKSRINQAPKLDTSVKALEGERAVVVESVSSDGGQVRLDGSIWSARALFPDVHFEEGESVHVVSIEGTTAIVWKD comes from the coding sequence GTGGGTGCACTTATTTGGTTAATTATCGCAGTTGCATTGATGGGCCTCGAATTGGTCCTTACCGCTGGTGAGCTGACCTTACTGATGTTGGGTTTAGCTGCGCTGGGTACGGCAGGTGTGGCTGCGTTTGGGGTTCCGTTGGGGGTAGAAGTCGTAGCTTTTGCCCTGATTTCCGTGCTGATGCTTCTGTTTTTGAAGCCAGCACTGAAATCACGAATTAATCAAGCCCCCAAGCTTGATACATCAGTGAAGGCTCTCGAAGGGGAGCGCGCTGTTGTTGTTGAGAGCGTGTCGAGTGATGGAGGCCAGGTTCGGTTGGATGGCTCTATTTGGTCGGCGCGAGCCCTCTTCCCTGACGTTCATTTTGAAGAAGGGGAAAGTGTTCACGTGGTTTCTATTGAAGGAACGACTGCTATCGTCTGGAAGGACTGA
- a CDS encoding DIP1281 family NlpC/P60 protein, producing the protein MSTLGRRWAAVTVVACLTAVNPFALAEPTNPSDSDITQAHSAVNEAETNVSALIATIATSNAELNAMEMEMGRLREAVNKSLVDYHDAQHKAAEAREGVTEARSKLEFTQSEMVKAQETLDEISRSTYRQGATSVVGGIAGTTNTEDALDRQTYLRTNAAKQKKLIDDLDRLRTQQANEESLLREARNIAQAREEEAKQAKEDAEQSFERNSAEIARRQAEHQKLEAERNNAQIKLELARSNASALNTQRSEYLAYQEAEQARVKAAEEAHRAEEERHKLEEQARAKAQAQAEAEAAAKAAAEAEKQARAESERKQAAEQKAKAQAEAQAAKEAAEKAAQAAQQQNNDAQQAAQQQQQAAEAAAKAAQELLAAATQDQTATTPSPDNTGVLNVDSATQSTDTGTVDLGDQSPQTTTPAPEQSQPSTDSAVQNALEDIFVVLDDLANSTSNASTAVISGDRSAKIEAVIARAQSQIGTPYAWGGGNAHGPTKGIRDGGTADRHGDYNKVGFDCSGLVLYAFAAAGISLPHYTGYQYQRGTKINPKEMQRGDLIFYGPNAEHHVAIYLGDGTMIEAPQSGSTVRISPVRWGGMSPYAVRLI; encoded by the coding sequence GTGAGCACACTGGGTCGTCGTTGGGCAGCCGTTACGGTCGTTGCCTGCCTTACAGCCGTGAACCCGTTCGCCTTAGCCGAGCCCACAAATCCCTCAGATAGCGACATCACTCAGGCTCACAGCGCAGTCAATGAAGCGGAGACCAATGTTTCTGCACTCATTGCCACCATCGCTACCTCCAATGCCGAGCTCAACGCTATGGAAATGGAGATGGGTCGGCTGCGTGAAGCTGTAAACAAGAGTTTGGTCGACTATCACGACGCTCAGCACAAAGCTGCGGAAGCACGCGAAGGCGTAACCGAGGCTCGCAGCAAGTTGGAATTCACGCAATCTGAGATGGTCAAAGCTCAGGAAACCTTGGATGAGATTTCTCGCTCCACCTACCGCCAAGGCGCGACGAGCGTCGTAGGCGGTATTGCAGGTACCACCAACACTGAAGACGCACTCGACCGCCAGACGTACCTACGTACCAACGCTGCAAAGCAGAAGAAGTTGATCGATGATCTCGATCGCCTGCGGACCCAGCAAGCCAACGAAGAATCCCTCCTTCGCGAAGCCCGCAATATTGCCCAAGCACGTGAAGAGGAAGCGAAGCAAGCTAAAGAGGATGCAGAGCAGAGCTTTGAACGCAATAGCGCGGAGATTGCGCGTCGACAAGCAGAGCACCAGAAACTCGAAGCTGAGCGCAACAATGCTCAGATCAAACTAGAGCTGGCACGATCCAATGCTTCTGCACTGAACACGCAACGTTCTGAATACCTGGCGTATCAGGAAGCTGAACAGGCCCGCGTTAAGGCTGCAGAAGAGGCGCATCGGGCAGAAGAAGAGCGCCACAAGCTCGAAGAGCAAGCACGCGCGAAGGCTCAGGCGCAGGCCGAAGCAGAAGCTGCAGCCAAGGCAGCAGCAGAGGCGGAAAAACAAGCACGTGCAGAATCTGAGCGCAAGCAGGCCGCCGAGCAGAAAGCCAAGGCACAGGCTGAAGCTCAGGCTGCGAAAGAAGCCGCAGAAAAGGCAGCGCAGGCAGCCCAGCAGCAAAATAACGATGCACAACAGGCCGCCCAACAACAGCAGCAAGCAGCTGAGGCCGCCGCAAAAGCCGCTCAGGAGCTTTTGGCGGCAGCCACACAAGATCAAACTGCCACCACTCCAAGCCCCGATAACACTGGTGTTCTCAACGTTGATTCGGCCACCCAAAGCACCGACACTGGCACTGTTGATCTAGGTGACCAGTCACCACAAACGACAACGCCCGCACCGGAGCAGAGCCAGCCTAGTACTGATAGCGCGGTGCAGAATGCGCTCGAGGATATTTTCGTCGTTCTCGATGATCTTGCAAACAGCACAAGCAACGCCTCCACCGCAGTCATCAGTGGCGACCGTAGCGCGAAGATCGAGGCAGTGATCGCACGTGCGCAAAGCCAAATCGGCACCCCTTATGCATGGGGTGGTGGCAATGCTCACGGCCCAACCAAGGGCATTCGCGACGGTGGCACAGCCGACCGGCATGGTGACTACAATAAGGTTGGCTTCGACTGCTCAGGGCTTGTGTTGTACGCCTTTGCCGCTGCTGGGATTTCTCTTCCGCACTACACTGGCTACCAGTATCAGCGGGGAACGAAGATCAATCCCAAGGAAATGCAGCGTGGCGACCTCATTTTCTACGGCCCAAACGCAGAGCATCACGTTGCAATCTATCTGGGTGATGGCACCATGATCGAAGCTCCCCAGTCAGGATCTACAGTGCGTATTTCTCCAGTGCGCTGGGGTGGCATGAGTCCTTACGCAGTGCGCTTGATTTAA